A region from the Drosophila bipectinata strain 14024-0381.07 chromosome 3R, DbipHiC1v2, whole genome shotgun sequence genome encodes:
- the LOC108127865 gene encoding uncharacterized protein — translation MTTSPFSLGSESGSDFFDDEEEIVVCSDNEFDESGIDDDSFAADDTSSATESLMVPSEDSSGIQGGSGLQGDLRHLMLAIDAYVAQVANQQTDNGPVFSLPLPGFETLRPGPTLGEHFSVDAMNMATMLLEAAANQCEPRLVVGESTVRSIAHGLSLAIGNTSLDGFVGQGRYGEGRLVATILVNSDTGVVSAYAVAQLEPYLIADATTGVVLGSMLYHVTRGFAIDEISRNSVTDAARRPLLSSNMIPLE, via the exons ATGACCACTAGCCCTTTTTCTCTTGGATCCGAGTCTGGTTCTGACTTCTTCGATGATGAGGAGGAAATAGTTGTCTGCAGCGACAATGAATTCGATGAATCTGGGATCGATGACGACAGCTTTGCCGCCGACGACACGAGTTCTGCCACCGAGAGTCTGATGGTGCCATCGGAGGATTCCAGCGGCATCCAAGGTGGCAGCGGCCTCCAAGGTGACCTACGGCACTTGATGTTGGCCATAGACGCCTATGTTGCCCAAGTAGCTAATCAGCAAACAGATAATGGTCCG GTTTTTTCACTGCCGCTTCCCGGCTTTGAGACTCTTCGTCCCGGCCCAACCCTCGGCGAACACTTCTCAGTCGATGCCATGAACATGGCCACCATGCTGCTAGAGGCGGCAGCTAACCAGTGTGAGCCCCGCCTGGTCGTGGGAGAATCCACAGTGCGATCCATTGCCCACGGCCTAAGCTTGGCTATTGGAAACACATCCCTGGATGGCTTTGTGGGACAAGGGCGATACGGAGAGGGTCGTTTAGTAGCCACCATTCTAGTCAATAGCGATACGGGCGTGGTTTCAGCCTATGCGGTTGCCCAGTTGGAGCCTTATCTTATCGCCGATGCCACCACCGGGGTTGTGCTGGGCTCGATGCTCTACCACGTGACTCGGGGCTTTGCTATCGATGAAATATCCCGCAATTCTGTGACCGATGCTGCAAGACGTCCCCTCTTGAGTTCTAACATGATTCCGTTAGAGTAA